One window of Psychrobacillus sp. FSL H8-0483 genomic DNA carries:
- a CDS encoding prolyl oligopeptidase family serine peptidase — protein MISQSELWGNIPVLHIFDEEISNNAPIVLFLHGFESAKEHNLHYAYQLVNQGCRVILPDALLHGDRAEKLDQVEISLRFWEIVLTSIEEVGKLKEELIERGYLIDQKIGLAGTSMGGITTLGCLTAYPWIDAAAIMMGTPGYVELAKAQIASVEQKGFNIPLNSEERKNMFDTLASFDASKQMHKLADKPLFFWHGEKDPVVPFEPTAHFIEALKHEYGENDIVFMKEKSAGHAVSRKGMLSATKWLSNNLA, from the coding sequence ATGATTTCACAATCTGAATTATGGGGTAATATTCCTGTATTACATATATTTGATGAAGAAATAAGTAATAACGCACCTATTGTTCTATTCTTACATGGGTTTGAAAGTGCGAAGGAACATAATTTACATTATGCTTATCAACTAGTTAACCAAGGGTGCAGAGTAATATTACCCGACGCTCTTTTACATGGTGACCGAGCGGAGAAACTAGACCAAGTAGAAATTAGCCTTCGGTTTTGGGAAATAGTATTAACCTCCATCGAAGAAGTCGGTAAATTAAAGGAAGAACTTATCGAACGGGGGTATTTAATTGATCAGAAAATTGGTCTTGCAGGAACTTCCATGGGTGGTATCACGACTTTAGGCTGTTTAACTGCTTATCCTTGGATTGACGCGGCTGCTATTATGATGGGGACTCCGGGTTATGTTGAACTTGCAAAAGCACAAATTGCTTCAGTAGAACAAAAAGGGTTTAATATTCCGCTAAATAGTGAAGAAAGAAAGAATATGTTTGATACGTTAGCTTCTTTTGATGCTTCAAAACAAATGCACAAGCTTGCTGATAAACCGTTGTTTTTCTGGCATGGAGAAAAAGATCCAGTTGTTCCATTTGAACCGACAGCACATTTTATCGAAGCGTTGAAACATGAATATGGAGAGAATGATATTGTGTTTATGAAAGAAAAATCTGCAGGTCATGCAGTATCTCGCAAGGGAATGTTAAGCGCAACAAAATGGCTTTCAAACAATTTGGCATAA
- a CDS encoding metal-sulfur cluster assembly factor encodes MDQDMKDSMMAALENVIDPELGVDIVNLGLVYDVELSDEGVGTVTMTLTSMGCPMGPMIVDQVNTALMELPEVKETEVNIVWNPPWSKDNMSRYAKIALGIR; translated from the coding sequence ATGGACCAAGATATGAAAGATAGTATGATGGCAGCTCTTGAAAATGTCATTGACCCTGAACTAGGCGTAGATATTGTCAATTTAGGTTTAGTATACGATGTTGAATTGTCAGATGAGGGTGTTGGAACAGTTACGATGACTTTAACATCCATGGGATGCCCAATGGGACCGATGATTGTAGATCAAGTGAATACAGCACTTATGGAATTACCAGAAGTCAAAGAAACTGAGGTTAACATCGTCTGGAATCCACCATGGTCAAAAGATAATATGTCTAGATACGCTAAAATTGCCTTAGGCATACGTTAA